TCGAGAGCAACGGGGTCATCCGCTCACGGCCCGGCGACCCCAACGGCCCGGAGATCCTGCCGTTCTCGAGCCAGGCCCTCTCGACCCAGCTGACCCGCCTGGCCCGCGTCGACGGGGTCGACCTCGGCGAGCTGATCTCCTTCCGCATGGTGCTCGACAGCTCGGCCAACCTGCTCGCCGCCCGCTTGCGCACCGACGCCGAGCTGGCCGAGATCGAGGCGACCATCGAGGTGATGCGCGGCGCCATCGACCTCGGCTACGAGGAGTTCAGCGAGGCCGACGTCGCCTTCCACGAGGCGATCGCCCGCGTCAGCAGCAACAGCCTCGTGCAGGTGTGCAACCAGGTCGTGCGCGGCGTCGTGCTGTCACTCATCTCCGACAAGATCGCCCGGTCGCGCAACAGCCAGGCGCTCATGCGCGAGTCGCTGCGCCACCACGAGGAAGTGCTCGAGGCGATCCGCGCCGGTGACGGGCCCGCGGCGGCGCGCATCTCGCGGCGCAACCTCTACGACTACTACGCCGGCTACCTGCCCAAGGCCGAGCGCGAGCCGCTGCGCGCGCTCCTCGACGCGCACTGAGGTCACGGTGCCCGGGCGCACCCGCCGCCGGACGCGTGGACCGGCGCCGCGTCGCCCCACCGCGCGTCCGGCGGTGGGGCGACGACGGCATCCGGTGTCAGCGGGGCAGCGGAGTCACCTGCAGGGCCTGGCGGGCGTCGTCGAAGAGGCGAGGGGTCATCTCCTTGGCGGGCCCGGCGGCGCGCCACTTCGCCGCCTGGGGGACGTCCGCGCACGCGGACGGGTAGCGGTCGCAGTAGCTCGTGATGCCACCGACCGAGTCGGCCGAGAGCATCGCCTTGGCGATGGCGCGGCTGAGGGTGTCGGCGCCGGCGCCGAAGATGGCGTTGAGCTGGCGGGAGTCGGCCGGGTCGTTGATGCGCAGCGGCTCACCCTGCCCGGTCGAGACCGCGAAGACGGTGTCGCCGTCGGCGAGGGTGTGGATCGGCCGGATCGCCCGGGCCATGCCGTCGTGGGCGTTGCCGGACATGCGCTGCGCCGCCGCCTTCTCGAGCGGGGCGTTGGTGACGACGACGGCGATCGTCGTGTTGAGGTCGTCGCTCTTCGCGGCACTGGCGACGGTCTGGCACTCGGCCTGGGTCGGGGCCTTGAGCCCGGCGAACTCGTCGCCGATGCCGAACTGGGCGCCGAGCAGCTGGCAGGTCTTCGGGTCGACGGGCGACCCGGCGGAGTTCACGACGACGACGGCGCCGACGTAGATGCCGTCACCGAGGTAGACGCTCGCGGTGCCGACGCCGCCCTTGAGGCCGCCGGCGCGGGCGCCGGTACCGCCGCCGAACGCGCCCTGGCGCACCGCCGCGCCCGCGACGTTGGAGGCGGCGACGTAGCCCCACTCGGGGCCGGTGCGGGCCTTGATGTCACCGCCCCGGCCGAGGTCGTAGATGTCGGCCGCGGGGACGATGGGCGCGACGCCCACCGACCCGAGGGGGACGCCCTCGCCGCGGTCCTCGAGCCAGCGGATGATGCCGTCGGTCGCGGAGAGGCCGTACATGCTGCTGCCGCCGAGCTGGACGGCGTTGACGCCGGGGTTGCTGTTGAGCGGCGAGAGCAGGTCGGTCTCCTTCGTGGCCGGCGCCCCGCCCCGCTGGTCGACGCTG
This is a stretch of genomic DNA from Terracoccus luteus. It encodes these proteins:
- a CDS encoding P1 family peptidase; this encodes MRAPRVLRLTALVAGLGLASAGFAGAAADPVTGVAAPAAAPAAPAAFTPTAGLPGQRNAVTDVPGVQVGQVQNRTSPFLTGTSVLYFPTMAVASVDQRGGAPATKETDLLSPLNSNPGVNAVQLGGSSMYGLSATDGIIRWLEDRGEGVPLGSVGVAPIVPAADIYDLGRGGDIKARTGPEWGYVAASNVAGAAVRQGAFGGGTGARAGGLKGGVGTASVYLGDGIYVGAVVVVNSAGSPVDPKTCQLLGAQFGIGDEFAGLKAPTQAECQTVASAAKSDDLNTTIAVVVTNAPLEKAAAQRMSGNAHDGMARAIRPIHTLADGDTVFAVSTGQGEPLRINDPADSRQLNAIFGAGADTLSRAIAKAMLSADSVGGITSYCDRYPSACADVPQAAKWRAAGPAKEMTPRLFDDARQALQVTPLPR
- a CDS encoding FadR/GntR family transcriptional regulator; protein product: MSAPAPFEQVRPVRLYERIIEQIEGAIASRTLRPGQRLPSERELVTQFGASRSTVREALRVLESNGVIRSRPGDPNGPEILPFSSQALSTQLTRLARVDGVDLGELISFRMVLDSSANLLAARLRTDAELAEIEATIEVMRGAIDLGYEEFSEADVAFHEAIARVSSNSLVQVCNQVVRGVVLSLISDKIARSRNSQALMRESLRHHEEVLEAIRAGDGPAAARISRRNLYDYYAGYLPKAEREPLRALLDAH